One part of the Lachnospiraceae bacterium JLR.KK002 genome encodes these proteins:
- the gmhA gene encoding D-sedoheptulose 7-phosphate isomerase yields MYHRLDEILLQQKENIEKVRESGYPEQVSHAVRLQLEALRQGNKILIAGNGGSAADAQHLAGELVGRFLKERKGLGAVALSTDTSILTSVGNDYGYGEIFARQVEALGRPGDVFLGISTSGNSENIIRAVKKARELGLVTVCLTGRDGGELKELCDCNMVVPLEETPRIQEFHTMTVHMMCELVEEGMAENQSEEMAGKL; encoded by the coding sequence GTGTATCATAGATTAGATGAGATTCTGCTTCAGCAGAAGGAAAATATTGAAAAGGTCCGGGAGAGCGGATATCCGGAGCAGGTATCCCATGCTGTCCGGCTCCAGCTTGAGGCGTTGCGGCAGGGGAATAAAATACTGATTGCAGGAAACGGAGGTTCCGCTGCGGATGCCCAGCATCTGGCAGGAGAGCTGGTAGGCCGGTTTCTGAAAGAGCGGAAAGGCCTTGGAGCAGTGGCTCTGAGTACCGACACTTCCATTCTCACCTCTGTTGGAAATGATTATGGATACGGAGAAATTTTTGCCCGGCAGGTGGAGGCCCTGGGCAGGCCGGGAGACGTGTTCCTGGGGATTTCCACCAGCGGGAATTCGGAAAATATTATAAGGGCGGTAAAAAAAGCGCGGGAGCTGGGACTTGTCACCGTCTGCCTGACAGGGCGGGACGGAGGAGAACTGAAAGAACTCTGCGACTGTAATATGGTGGTGCCTCTGGAAGAAACGCCCAGAATCCAGGAATTTCACACCATGACGGTACATATGATGTGCGAACTGGTGGAAGAAGGTATGGCGGAAAACCAGTCTGAGGAAATGGCAGGTAAGTTATGA
- a CDS encoding glycosyltransferase family 9 protein has protein sequence MRENHYSISNLFLKFNQLLWKKSFLQHIRVLFYWIDGVLLLFCRRKKGDGSRKKSRKKVLIVYNMALGDGIMFCGVSRSLREIWPKEQYEITITCQSAFSSLYESTGIYDKVLPLDFSGAVVNLKKRKELFRKLREETYDIVADPVGCEECTTNVFVTRAARGKEKIGVLDVSVNHQAPDWLRRKIYHRVVELNQKHMHLIRYYGAFFRELGAVSCVARPAELPAVELPFETPEKFFIIFPVASMAVKKWPPERYAYIAEKIYRKTRIPLVLCGTEHDRAGIEEFRSLLPSDVEIMDYIGKTDIMQFVELIGRASLVVSNDTSAYHIAVAKQVPVAMICGGYTYHRYAKYDYEKEGCRNPLLVRRNMKCQDCNNYCRYHGFELFPCIDKIGKKEAWREIKALIEREGLDTDDD, from the coding sequence ATGAGAGAAAATCATTACAGTATATCCAATCTGTTTTTGAAGTTTAATCAGCTTTTATGGAAAAAGTCTTTTCTGCAGCATATCCGGGTACTGTTTTACTGGATAGACGGTGTTCTGCTGTTGTTCTGCAGAAGGAAAAAGGGTGACGGGAGCAGAAAAAAGTCCCGCAAAAAGGTTCTGATTGTATATAATATGGCGCTGGGAGATGGGATTATGTTTTGCGGGGTTTCCCGGTCTCTGCGCGAAATATGGCCGAAAGAGCAGTATGAAATTACCATAACATGCCAGTCGGCCTTTTCTTCATTATATGAAAGCACCGGAATTTACGATAAAGTGCTGCCTCTTGACTTTTCCGGGGCGGTGGTAAATCTGAAAAAGAGAAAAGAATTATTCCGGAAACTTCGGGAAGAAACCTATGATATTGTGGCAGACCCGGTGGGCTGTGAGGAGTGTACCACCAATGTGTTTGTGACGCGGGCAGCCAGAGGAAAAGAAAAAATCGGCGTGCTGGACGTGTCCGTGAACCATCAGGCTCCGGACTGGCTGCGCAGAAAAATATATCACAGAGTAGTGGAGCTGAATCAGAAGCATATGCATCTGATTCGGTATTACGGCGCTTTTTTCCGGGAACTGGGAGCTGTCTCCTGTGTGGCCAGACCGGCGGAGCTGCCTGCTGTGGAGCTGCCTTTTGAGACGCCGGAGAAATTTTTCATCATTTTTCCGGTGGCCAGCATGGCCGTAAAAAAATGGCCGCCGGAGCGGTATGCATATATTGCGGAGAAAATATACCGTAAGACCCGTATACCGCTGGTACTGTGCGGAACGGAGCATGACAGGGCGGGGATTGAAGAATTCCGCAGCCTGCTTCCTTCGGATGTGGAGATAATGGATTATATCGGCAAAACGGATATTATGCAGTTTGTGGAACTGATTGGCAGGGCTTCCCTGGTAGTCAGCAACGATACCAGCGCATACCATATTGCAGTGGCAAAGCAGGTGCCGGTGGCCATGATCTGCGGCGGGTATACCTATCATCGGTATGCAAAATATGACTATGAGAAGGAAGGCTGCAGAAATCCGTTGCTGGTGCGCCGGAACATGAAGTGCCAGGACTGTAACAATTACTGCCGCTACCATGGATTTGAGCTGTTTCCCTGTATTGATAAAATAGGTAAGAAGGAAGCCTGGAGAGAGATAAAGGCTTTGATTGAGAGAGAGGGACTGGATACAGATGACGATTGA
- the rfaE1 gene encoding D-glycero-beta-D-manno-heptose-7-phosphate kinase: MTIEKLNKIADIRVLLFGDFMVDKYIHGKVSRISPEAPVPVLEVTARQTKLGGAGNVVNNIMTLGASVRVLGCVGDDADGDWILSELSEKGIETGYMRKYPQVQTISKTRLVSKNQQFLRYDEEKIQDIPDDYVKEIRQQEERLFQDIQAVIISDYGKGAVTKEGAQFLTEGARRRGIPVIIDPKGTDYSKYKGADVCTPNVKELGDVTGRALHTEQEILEAGQRLREDIELKYLLLTRSEQGISLFDQEQGKQDFPAASKDVVDVTGAGDTVVSAVALMMAAGFSPEECCILANTAASIVCSKFGAATLSLNELMEQVVNSGEFKLVDVTTARYVLASLKEKGKKIVFTNGCFDMLHAGHLASFLQARKFGDVLIVAVNSDASVKRLKGPERPIVEQQNRIRMLCALECVDYVILMEDDTPVPLIQALHPDVTVKGKDWEEKDIPERAVVESYGGAVKFIDLEGGLSTTNLIGKIRHE; this comes from the coding sequence ATGACGATTGAGAAGTTGAATAAAATAGCAGATATCAGGGTATTGCTGTTCGGCGATTTTATGGTGGACAAATACATTCACGGAAAGGTTTCCCGCATATCGCCGGAAGCGCCGGTCCCCGTGCTGGAGGTGACCGCCAGGCAGACCAAACTGGGAGGCGCCGGAAATGTGGTCAACAATATCATGACACTGGGAGCCAGTGTGCGGGTACTGGGCTGTGTGGGAGATGATGCGGACGGAGACTGGATTCTCTCGGAGCTTTCGGAGAAAGGCATTGAAACCGGGTATATGAGAAAATATCCTCAGGTGCAGACCATTTCCAAAACCCGTCTTGTGTCGAAGAACCAGCAGTTTCTGCGGTATGATGAAGAAAAAATTCAGGATATTCCGGATGATTATGTGAAGGAAATCCGGCAGCAGGAGGAACGCCTCTTTCAGGATATTCAGGCAGTGATTATTTCCGATTACGGAAAGGGTGCGGTGACGAAAGAAGGGGCTCAATTTCTGACAGAAGGCGCCCGCCGCAGGGGAATCCCTGTGATTATTGACCCCAAAGGAACTGATTACAGCAAATATAAAGGAGCGGACGTGTGTACCCCCAATGTAAAAGAACTGGGGGATGTGACAGGAAGAGCCCTGCACACGGAACAGGAGATTCTGGAGGCAGGACAGAGGCTGAGAGAAGACATCGAGCTGAAATATCTGCTTCTGACCCGTTCGGAACAGGGGATTTCCCTGTTTGACCAGGAACAGGGAAAACAGGACTTTCCGGCAGCCAGCAAGGATGTGGTGGATGTAACGGGAGCCGGAGATACCGTGGTGTCAGCGGTGGCCCTGATGATGGCGGCAGGATTTTCCCCGGAGGAATGCTGTATTCTGGCAAATACTGCCGCTTCTATTGTATGCTCCAAATTCGGCGCCGCCACACTGTCTCTGAATGAACTGATGGAACAGGTGGTAAACAGCGGAGAATTTAAGCTGGTGGATGTGACCACAGCCAGATATGTGCTGGCCAGTCTGAAAGAAAAAGGGAAGAAAATTGTGTTCACCAACGGCTGTTTTGACATGCTTCATGCAGGACACCTGGCTTCTTTTCTGCAGGCACGGAAATTTGGAGACGTGCTGATTGTGGCAGTGAACAGCGACGCTTCCGTAAAGCGGCTCAAAGGGCCGGAGCGCCCCATTGTGGAGCAGCAGAACAGAATTCGTATGCTCTGTGCGCTGGAATGTGTGGATTATGTGATTCTGATGGAGGATGATACGCCGGTTCCCCTGATTCAGGCCCTTCACCCGGACGTTACCGTAAAAGGAAAAGACTGGGAAGAAAAAGATATTCCGGAGCGCGCTGTGGTGGAAAGCTATGGGGGCGCCGTGAAATTTATAGATTTGGAGGGGGGACTGTCCACCACAAATCTGATAGGGAAAATCAGACATGAATAA
- a CDS encoding HAD family hydrolase, with protein MNKAVFLDRDGTINRDFGYVYQKEKLEFLPGAAEALKQIRQAGFLLIVITNQSGIARGYFSLEQYREFEAFFLDRLKEQDVWVDKVYFCPHGAEEGCLCRKPETGLFYQAAKEFDIDWSRSYAVGDRERDLCICSREPVTGILYGSGERSEPDVICLESWAEIAEVICRNP; from the coding sequence ATGAATAAAGCAGTATTTTTAGACCGGGACGGAACCATCAACCGGGATTTCGGATATGTATACCAGAAAGAAAAACTGGAATTTCTGCCTGGAGCGGCAGAAGCTCTGAAACAAATCCGGCAGGCGGGATTTCTCCTGATTGTCATTACCAATCAGTCGGGGATTGCCAGAGGATATTTTTCCCTGGAACAGTACCGGGAATTTGAAGCATTTTTTCTGGACAGGCTGAAGGAACAGGATGTATGGGTGGATAAAGTATATTTCTGCCCCCATGGAGCGGAGGAGGGCTGCCTTTGCCGGAAGCCGGAAACCGGTCTGTTTTATCAGGCGGCGAAAGAATTTGACATTGACTGGAGCCGGTCTTATGCCGTAGGGGACAGGGAGCGGGATCTGTGTATCTGCAGCAGGGAACCGGTGACCGGGATTTTGTATGGTTCAGGGGAAAGATCCGAGCCGGATGTAATCTGTCTGGAAAGCTGGGCGGAGATTGCAGAAGTAATCTGCCGGAACCCCTGA
- a CDS encoding lipopolysaccharide biosynthesis protein, which yields MDNMKKNIAWNTCGSVFYCVCQWLITILVVWLDSYGAAGDLSLAMTTSSSFSAIALFSMRNFQVSDVAEEYSAGQYVSSRILTCGAAFVSCLAASLCSGNTPYEVLCIGAFMMIRVAEAIVDVLHGINQKYMRYDLIGKSYIIRGILTVGSFCAELAFTGNLMVTLMIMAGLNLLTAFVYDWIHTGKLEEFSIRLKDSRIRNLLTACVPIVAFSFLLSLENLIPKTILKEQYGRDQLGIYSSMASPTLVVQVFASVAFNPFLPAFSLAYQQGDLKRFRSMFHKSLAVLAGMCLVVTLGAVILGRPGLRLLFGPDILEHYGLFLPIVWCTILTALIWILSSLVVALRRIRWLLIGMIGDFLVCVLAAEPVVRTYEKNGVSILQIGAYAAYIVWLIAVCEICTKKEKNG from the coding sequence ATGGACAATATGAAGAAAAATATCGCCTGGAATACCTGCGGCAGTGTATTTTACTGCGTCTGTCAGTGGCTGATTACCATTCTGGTGGTGTGGCTGGACAGCTATGGCGCGGCGGGAGACCTCTCCCTGGCCATGACTACCAGCAGCAGCTTTTCGGCCATTGCTTTATTCAGTATGCGCAATTTTCAGGTGTCGGACGTGGCGGAGGAATATTCTGCCGGCCAGTATGTGAGCAGCAGGATTCTCACCTGCGGGGCGGCGTTTGTCAGCTGCCTGGCAGCTTCCCTCTGTTCCGGCAACACGCCTTACGAAGTGCTGTGCATCGGAGCGTTTATGATGATTCGGGTGGCGGAAGCCATCGTGGACGTGCTTCACGGGATTAACCAGAAATACATGCGGTATGATCTGATTGGAAAATCCTATATAATCCGGGGGATTCTGACGGTGGGCTCTTTCTGTGCAGAACTGGCTTTCACCGGAAATCTCATGGTCACTCTTATGATTATGGCGGGGCTGAATCTGCTGACAGCTTTTGTCTATGACTGGATTCATACGGGAAAGCTGGAGGAGTTTTCCATTCGCCTGAAAGACAGCAGGATACGGAATCTGCTGACAGCCTGCGTGCCCATTGTGGCATTTTCCTTTTTGCTGAGCCTGGAAAATCTGATTCCGAAAACAATTCTAAAGGAACAGTACGGCAGAGACCAGCTTGGGATTTATTCTTCCATGGCGTCCCCTACCCTGGTGGTTCAGGTGTTTGCCTCTGTGGCATTTAACCCCTTTCTGCCGGCCTTTTCCCTGGCTTATCAGCAGGGAGATTTGAAGCGGTTCCGGAGCATGTTCCACAAATCTCTGGCGGTGCTGGCAGGTATGTGTCTGGTGGTGACGCTGGGAGCAGTGATTCTGGGCAGGCCAGGTCTTAGACTCCTGTTCGGGCCGGATATTCTGGAGCATTATGGTTTGTTTCTGCCCATTGTATGGTGTACCATATTAACGGCATTAATCTGGATTCTGTCTTCACTGGTGGTGGCCCTCAGAAGAATTCGATGGCTCTTAATCGGCATGATTGGGGACTTTCTGGTCTGTGTGCTGGCAGCGGAACCGGTGGTACGTACCTATGAAAAAAACGGAGTCAGCATTCTGCAGATTGGCGCATACGCAGCGTATATTGTCTGGCTGATTGCGGTATGCGAAATCTGTACGAAAAAGGAAAAAAATGGATAA
- a CDS encoding glycosyltransferase family 2 protein has protein sequence MKKLVIIPAYNEGESIYNTVKEIEKAAPDFDYVIINDCSGDDTRKICVENGFHYIDLPINQGIGGAVQTGYLYAYENDYDVAVQVDGDGQHDPAFLQQMADTLQREQADMVIGSRFIERKGFQSSVTRRIGIRYFTCLIRLLTGAKITDPTSGLRMIGKDVIALFAKSYPRDYPEPESVVDILCKRKKVVELPVLMRERQGGVSSIRMGKSVYYMIKVTLAIFLCRISQ, from the coding sequence ATGAAAAAGTTAGTCATCATACCGGCTTATAATGAAGGGGAAAGCATTTATAATACGGTAAAAGAAATAGAGAAAGCAGCGCCGGATTTCGATTATGTGATTATCAATGACTGCTCCGGTGACGATACCAGGAAAATCTGTGTGGAAAACGGATTTCATTATATAGATCTTCCCATCAATCAGGGAATCGGCGGAGCGGTACAGACAGGCTATCTCTATGCTTATGAAAATGACTATGACGTGGCGGTACAGGTGGACGGAGACGGGCAGCATGACCCGGCTTTTCTGCAGCAGATGGCAGATACCCTTCAGAGAGAACAGGCGGATATGGTCATCGGCTCCAGATTTATTGAGCGGAAAGGCTTTCAGTCTTCTGTTACCCGTCGCATTGGCATCCGCTATTTCACCTGTCTGATTCGATTGCTGACAGGGGCGAAAATTACGGACCCCACGTCGGGCCTTCGAATGATTGGGAAAGATGTGATAGCATTGTTTGCCAAATCTTATCCGCGGGATTATCCGGAGCCGGAGAGTGTGGTGGATATTTTATGCAAAAGGAAAAAAGTGGTGGAGCTTCCGGTGCTGATGCGGGAGCGGCAGGGAGGCGTGTCCTCCATCCGCATGGGAAAATCTGTTTACTATATGATAAAGGTTACGCTGGCAATCTTTCTGTGCCGGATTTCCCAGTAA
- a CDS encoding DUF2304 domain-containing protein yields the protein MSGILRCALGAGVLIYFILVIYFLKRRLIDLKYSLVWLLAGICLAVFIIWPNALYTLMGAFGISIPVNGVFLVCIGFIIVILMSMTSIVSRQTDRIKQLVQHQALLEKRIRELEEKENHLAEKQ from the coding sequence ATGTCGGGAATATTAAGGTGTGCGCTGGGCGCAGGGGTGTTGATTTATTTTATACTGGTCATATACTTTTTAAAGCGCAGGCTGATTGATTTGAAATACAGTCTGGTCTGGCTGCTGGCGGGAATCTGCCTGGCGGTTTTCATCATATGGCCAAATGCCCTGTATACGCTGATGGGCGCTTTTGGAATTTCCATTCCGGTGAACGGGGTATTTCTGGTCTGTATCGGATTTATCATTGTGATTTTAATGTCCATGACCTCCATTGTGTCCAGACAGACAGACCGGATTAAACAGCTGGTACAGCACCAGGCTTTGCTGGAAAAGCGGATTCGGGAGCTGGAAGAAAAGGAAAACCACCTGGCGGAAAAGCAGTGA
- a CDS encoding NAD(P)-dependent oxidoreductase, translated as MEIKTVLVTGAAGYMGRHVVRAFLEAGYQVLVNDLNYKGVDERARRQEADIFSGEKDIYEQMGKPDLLIHLAWRDGFVHNSDAHMKDLSAHAEFLQHMIDGGVKAVSVMGSMHEVGYWEGAIDEHTPCSPQSMYGIAKNALRQFLLQYTEHKDTVVHWLRAYYIYGDDARGSSIFAKIVQAVEDGKKTFPFTSGKNKFDFIHIDRLAEQIVKASVQEEVTGIINVCTGTPVSLGEKVEEFISSHGYDIRLEYGTFPDRPYDSPAVWGDAGKIQKIMKNP; from the coding sequence ATGGAAATAAAGACAGTATTGGTTACCGGGGCGGCCGGATACATGGGGCGTCATGTGGTACGGGCCTTTCTGGAGGCCGGTTACCAGGTTCTGGTAAATGATTTGAATTACAAAGGAGTGGATGAGCGGGCCAGGCGGCAGGAAGCAGATATTTTTTCCGGAGAGAAAGATATTTATGAGCAGATGGGAAAACCGGATTTACTGATTCACCTGGCCTGGAGGGATGGGTTTGTCCACAATTCCGACGCTCATATGAAAGATTTGTCTGCCCATGCGGAATTCCTGCAGCATATGATTGACGGAGGCGTGAAAGCAGTTTCCGTTATGGGAAGTATGCATGAGGTGGGATACTGGGAAGGAGCCATTGATGAACATACTCCCTGCAGTCCCCAGTCCATGTACGGCATTGCCAAAAATGCACTGCGCCAGTTCCTGTTACAGTATACGGAACACAAAGATACGGTGGTGCACTGGCTGCGGGCCTATTATATTTACGGAGACGACGCAAGAGGAAGCTCCATTTTTGCCAAAATTGTGCAGGCGGTGGAGGACGGGAAAAAAACCTTTCCCTTTACCAGCGGAAAAAATAAATTTGACTTTATCCACATTGACCGGCTGGCGGAGCAGATTGTAAAAGCCAGTGTGCAGGAGGAAGTAACAGGAATTATCAATGTGTGCACCGGGACGCCGGTTTCACTGGGCGAAAAGGTGGAGGAATTTATCAGCAGCCATGGATATGATATCCGGCTGGAATACGGCACTTTTCCCGACCGGCCCTACGACTCTCCGGCAGTGTGGGGAGACGCCGGAAAGATTCAGAAGATTATGAAGAATCCGTAA
- a CDS encoding glycosyltransferase family 2 protein: protein MRQYHHYTGQDITVVICAYGTCEYLENCIRAIKRQTVKPRVLISTSTPNDHIRGLAEKYNLEVRVNPDGGHVKDYNFAMRQADTPLCMLAHQDDLIAKTFVEKNLNALNRSRRPIISFSDYLEMHEDVADKKPSTMVKIKRLMLLPLKIPGLGRTGFGKWLIQCLGDPITHPTVVCVMEEMPGQLFREQYKASMDWDLWQRLSRQKGEFVYVSQVLLYHRMNKENATAKLFAHTNARYEEESEILGRFWPKWVVKIIMHFYAKAAKYY from the coding sequence ATGAGACAGTATCATCATTATACAGGCCAGGATATCACTGTTGTGATTTGTGCCTACGGAACATGTGAATATCTGGAAAATTGTATCCGGGCGATTAAAAGGCAGACAGTAAAGCCCAGGGTGCTGATTTCCACCTCCACCCCCAATGACCATATCCGGGGGCTGGCGGAAAAATATAACCTGGAAGTAAGGGTAAATCCTGACGGAGGCCATGTAAAGGACTATAATTTTGCCATGAGGCAGGCAGATACGCCTCTGTGTATGCTGGCCCATCAGGATGACTTAATTGCAAAAACCTTTGTGGAGAAAAATCTGAATGCGTTAAACCGCAGCCGGAGGCCCATTATTTCCTTTTCAGATTATCTGGAAATGCATGAGGATGTGGCGGACAAAAAGCCTTCCACCATGGTAAAAATCAAGCGGCTTATGCTCCTTCCTCTGAAAATACCGGGGCTGGGGCGCACCGGATTCGGGAAATGGCTGATTCAGTGCCTGGGAGACCCTATCACTCATCCTACGGTGGTCTGCGTGATGGAAGAAATGCCCGGCCAGCTGTTCCGGGAGCAGTACAAAGCCTCCATGGACTGGGATTTGTGGCAGCGCCTTTCCAGACAGAAGGGGGAATTCGTGTATGTGAGCCAGGTACTGCTGTATCACAGAATGAATAAGGAAAATGCCACAGCGAAGCTCTTTGCCCATACCAATGCCAGATATGAAGAAGAATCTGAGATTTTAGGCCGGTTCTGGCCAAAATGGGTGGTAAAGATTATCATGCACTTTTATGCAAAGGCAGCGAAGTATTATTGA
- a CDS encoding acyltransferase, with product MKLSEITGGRENNLDVIRFCAAVLVILCHAFPISLGEGHVDILGRLTEDQIHFGNLAVCIFFFYGGFLICKSAERLQKAGPYFKARILRIIPCLAVVTFVLAFVAGPILTELSPGDYFTNPGTFRYLLNSVMVLVHNLPGVFQENIYNPTVNGPLWTLPVEFLCYIMCFLALKLHFVNEKNARWMILMFGAGYLGAVKVLAGSQVLSAALRPVGLFFAGMVYYIYREKIIIRPWLAGVCGVLLVAAAAVHLLEPVIFFCFPYLMAWLGFGTRHKCSGFARRGEVSYGMYLCGWPIQQIICQAFGGQMNPYLNAALTVPLAVLCGFLLNRLVEQPLGRRFARQPEKKRQK from the coding sequence ATGAAGTTAAGTGAAATAACCGGAGGCAGAGAGAATAACCTGGACGTCATCCGGTTCTGTGCGGCGGTTCTGGTAATCCTCTGCCATGCCTTTCCCATCAGCCTGGGAGAAGGCCATGTGGATATCCTGGGCAGGCTTACAGAAGACCAGATTCACTTCGGGAATCTGGCTGTGTGTATTTTCTTCTTTTACGGGGGCTTCCTGATTTGCAAAAGCGCGGAACGACTGCAGAAAGCCGGCCCTTATTTCAAAGCCAGAATCCTGCGGATTATTCCATGTCTGGCTGTGGTGACTTTTGTACTGGCCTTTGTGGCGGGCCCCATACTGACTGAACTGAGTCCGGGAGATTATTTTACAAATCCGGGCACATTCCGATATCTTCTGAACTCTGTTATGGTGCTGGTACATAATCTGCCGGGGGTATTTCAGGAAAATATTTATAACCCCACAGTCAACGGGCCCCTATGGACCCTTCCGGTGGAGTTTTTGTGCTATATCATGTGCTTTCTGGCTCTGAAACTGCATTTTGTCAATGAAAAAAATGCCAGATGGATGATTCTTATGTTTGGGGCCGGATATCTGGGAGCCGTAAAGGTGCTGGCAGGTTCTCAGGTGCTGAGTGCCGCCCTGCGTCCGGTGGGCCTCTTTTTTGCAGGAATGGTATATTACATATATCGTGAAAAAATAATCATCCGGCCCTGGCTGGCGGGAGTCTGCGGCGTTCTCCTTGTAGCCGCAGCGGCAGTCCATCTGCTGGAGCCTGTGATTTTTTTCTGCTTTCCCTATCTGATGGCCTGGCTGGGCTTCGGAACCAGACATAAATGCAGCGGTTTTGCCAGAAGGGGAGAGGTGTCTTACGGCATGTATCTTTGCGGCTGGCCCATTCAGCAGATCATCTGTCAGGCTTTCGGAGGACAGATGAACCCGTATCTGAATGCGGCGCTGACAGTTCCGCTGGCAGTTCTGTGCGGCTTTCTGCTGAACCGGCTGGTGGAACAGCCTCTGGGCAGACGGTTTGCCCGGCAGCCGGAAAAGAAAAGGCAAAAGTAA